The following proteins come from a genomic window of Purpureocillium takamizusanense chromosome 13, complete sequence:
- a CDS encoding uncharacterized protein (COG:S~EggNog:ENOG503P433~SECRETED:SignalP(1-23~SECRETED:cutsite=AYG-TY~SECRETED:prob=0.3640)) — protein sequence MVRSLSIKGALASSLSLASCAYGTYTPSIYPRNANATNNNNNNNNNTAPRPVLDDNTYNYTTFQGGVFRISSTQAAQGLCDDHGFDENPPDPLPARATALDKKWQPAMDFDTDSCYNVPAIGPRGHIDQGRSRHEHDIDGCRDEYDLDHSNVYSRQRCNNGWCAYLYDYFFEKDIGDRICIGHQYDWEHVVVWTKDGKPRFGAVSQHGGWDARLWQDIPLDGTSHVKVVYNKDGLIGTHYMRWSKGATDEPPENHKGVWWRSDLVSWNGFPDEELRDNLTSYDFGEATMAIRDDQFAWNLERSVSGIKGKLPDFVFDFDKDEGSPGVPPKSS from the coding sequence atggtTCGGTCACTTTCCATCAAGGGCGCGTTGGCCAGCTCCCTCTCTCTGGCCTCTTGCGCGTACGGCACTTACACGCCGTCCATCTACCCGCgcaacgccaacgccaccaacaacaacaacaacaacaacaacaacaccgcgccgcgtcccgtcctcgacgacaacaccTACAACTACACCACCTTCCAGGGGGGCGTCTTCCGCATCTCCTCGACGCAGGCCGCGCAGGGTCTCTGCGACGACCACGGCTTCGACGAGAACCCTCCTgaccccctccccgcgcgcgccaccgccctcgACAAGAAGTGGCAGCCGGCCATGGACTTCGACACGGACTCGTGCTACAACGTGCCGGCCATCGGCCCGCGCGGGCACATCGACCAGGGCCGGTCGCGCCACGAGCACGACATCGACGGCTGCCGCGACGAGTACGACCTCGACCACTCCAACGTGTACTCGCGGCAGCGGTGCAACAATGGGTGGTGCGCCTACCTGTACGACTACTTCTTCGAAAAGGACATTGGCGACCGCATCTGCATCGGCCACCAGTACGACTgggagcacgtcgtcgtctggaCGAAAGACGGCAAGCCGcgcttcggcgccgtcagCCAGCACGGCGGCTGGGACGCCCGCCTGTGGCAGGACATCCCCCTCGACGGGACCTCGCACGTCAAGGTCGTCTACAACAAGGACGGCCTCATCGGCACCCACTACATGCGCTGGAGCAAGGGCGCCACCGACGAGCCCCCCGAGAACCACAAGGGCGTCTGGTGGCGCAGCGACCTCGTCTCCTGGAATGGCttccccgacgaggagctgcgcgacaaCCTCACCTCGTACGACTTTGGCGaggccaccatggccatcCGCGACGACCAGTTTGCCTGGAACCTCGAGCGCTCCGTCTCGGGCATCAAGGGCAAGCTCCCCGACTTTGTCTTTGACTTTGACAAGGACGAGGGCTCGCCTGGTGTTCCGCCCAAGTCCTCGTGa